A portion of the Hylaeus volcanicus isolate JK05 unplaced genomic scaffold, UHH_iyHylVolc1.0_haploid 12237, whole genome shotgun sequence genome contains these proteins:
- the LOC128884224 gene encoding protein ABHD13-like has product MGNSILFPTAAQKHSNANVHTQSHIVWIPSGSFYSEASPACFKYHKGRLPYHGVDDDLKFPALWFNGRRRCVLLYFHGNSTNLVDIFEEMEMLSLFLDCCILAIEYPGYGLCADLRVNPSTIDYWGLAAFFWILNLGANSEDIILFGRSIGTGPATKLASTLVQVGLQPGGLVLHSPFLSIHKIVCDYSSIGTWFIKDYWNTEEFLKGISPHTPLVIIHGENDEIIPVYHGHKLFNDYKVPDSMKAGYFPKNSKHNEYYVIEDLAIPIQNFFKHRNLFQYLPLTKMLNPTNQTETSVLYNFKFILSIDENQNKTTSTDTSESSNNASLLNKIRFFHVKVTNKKKTYPSLQHDASETLLEPESPNVSNNMLAVITQFDDIPISEYVTT; this is encoded by the exons atgggaaattcaattttatttcctacTGCTGCACAAAAA CATAGCAATGCTAACGTCCATACCCAATCTCATATCGTCTGGATTCCCTCCGGTTCTTTTTATTCTGAAGCTTCTCCTGCATGTTTT AAATACCATAAAGGTCGACTTCCTTACCACGgtgtagacgatgatttaaaattccCAGCCTTATGGTTTAATGGGCGGCGCCGATGTGTTTTACTCTATTTTCatg GGAATAGTACAAATTTAGTGGACATTTTTGAAGAAATGGAAATGTTATCCTTGTTTTTGGATTGCTGTATTTTAGCTATCGAATATCCTGG TTATGGTTTATGTGCGGATTTACGCGTTAATCCGTCGACTATTGACTACTGGGGTTTGGCTGCTTTTTTTTGGATTTTAAATCTTGGTGCGAATTCTGAagatattattctttttggTCGTTCTATAGGAACAG GTCCCGCTACTAAGCTTGCTAGTACTTTAGTTCAAGTCGGTTTACAGCCAGGTGGTCTTGTTCTTCATTCACCCTTTTTATCTATACACAAAATAGTATGCG attATAGTAGTATCGGTACATGGTTTATTAAAGATTATTGGAATACTGAAGAGTTCCTTAAAGGTATATCACCTCACACACCTTTAGTTATTATTCATGGCGAAAACGATGAAATCATACCAGTTTATCACggtcataaattatttaacgattaTAAAGTTCCAGACTCTATGAAG GCTGGTTATTTTcccaaaaattcaaaacataaTGAATATTATGTAATTGAAGATTTAGCTATTCCcattcaaaatttctttaaacacagaaatttatttca ATATTTAcctttaacaaaaatgttaaatccAACGAATCAAACGGAAACATCcgttttatacaatttcaaatttattttatccatagatgaaaatcaaaataaaacaacatcCACAGATACTTCAGAATCCTCTAACAATGCATccttattaaacaaaattcgattttttcatgtaaaagtaacaaataaaaagaagacaTATCCATCCTTACAACATGATGCAAGTGAAACTCTTCTTGAGCCCGAATCACccaatgtttcaaataatatgcTAGCTGTGATAACTCAGTTTGATGACATTCCCATAAGCGAATACGTTACAACATag